GCAGTGTGTtagaggaggttatattttcacctccgtttgcTTGCCTGTTCTTAACGCAACTCAAAAAAatatagtgaacggatttggatgaaatttggtggacagctttagtattatcctcgattcaactgattagattttggtgtTGATaagatgtggcttggtggagatatggACTCTACCGAGTGCCTTCTCGAACTAGCCTACGTAGCATAAAAATGTAACTATTGCTGCAAAGTTCACATTATCGTGATTTTCACGTCTGATGATTTGTTATGGTCCAATTCATGCTCTTGTTTACGCGCTTGAGTATCAGGAATATGAAACATATTCACATCAGATCTAAATCTGATTGTTGAAACTGCTTCAGAATTCCATCTCTCTAAAACACAATTCACAAATAAAAACATGACCTCAGTTTTTTGGTGAAATGAGAAAGAATAAAAACAGAgtgacagtgagacagagagaaaaagaggaaaaGGGAAGAATACTGGGCTGAAGTTGTTGAGTTTGAAGTGACATTTATTTCCCAAAGTTCCCAAACTCAGAATGTGCAGGCGTACACAACTCCGACCACCACGATGTTTGCGATGGTGGCAGAAATGGCGATCCAGAGCCAGATGGCATCGCGGGAAACCCGTTGTGGTGTCTCCTGCTGGTGAAGAGCGACGCTGGCCGAGGAGTTGAAGAGTGAGTGATCCGTGCTGTAGTCGTCGTTTGGAGATGAATCCATGAAGGCACCCGTCATTACAGGGATCTGAGAACGAGGGATGAAGAGGAAGAGGTCAGTAATGAATCCCGAAGCGTTTACTTTACACCATCGGTAAATGTGATGACAGATTTTGAACTTTATACACAGACGAGTGCTTAAATTATTATTTAATGGAGATTAGTCTCGCTTAACTTAAACACTTAAAGACTGTTGATTAATTCTGTCTAACAGCAGATCTGACAGAAGCGCAGGTTtacattaatgcactcattctaatacgttATAGTTTCTACAtacagtaacagctcattcacaggggcggGCCCAGCAGACGCTCCacagaaatgtatttttttttttttttaaagtgtgttatTGATGATACAGTGAAGTTTTCTGaaagtaaggagatgtttatttatgtattttattctggaaggaatctccagtgtcatTTATTATAAATGAAATGCATTGCGTGTCTTATAATAAATGAAAATTGTAATCTTTTTCAAGTTGCTTTTTTTCCACGAATTTCTCATGAACGTTACGATGTTTTTGTTCCAGACATCACGCATCTCATTCCAAGCACGATGTTCACAGCGTCTGTAGGATTCTCAGAAGGAATACGTTAGATGGGTCAAACATTAAACCCATCGTCACTCTGAACTCTTTAACCTGCGAGGGCTGAGGTCAGATCTAATCcctgatggatggagggatggcaTTATCCCTCTGTTACAGAGCAACAACATTCATTCTTTCTGAACCTCATCATTATTCTGAGAGAACACTGCTGAGACTGTctccgtctgtgtgtgtgtgtgttgtggaaaCAGGTGAGTTGTCTTGGTGGTGATGAATTAGAGTTTGTCACGTCCTGTGATTTATACACtctaaaaaaggaaaagaaataaGGAGGTGTAAAATAACAGCTGAGAGGATGTTCAGGTTATCAGTGTAAACACCATCCTCTATGTCTGATGGGGCAGTAGTGAGTCTGATGGGGCAGTAGTGAGTCTTATGGGGCAGTAACGCATCTGATGTGGCAGTAGTGAGTTTGACAGGGCAGTAATGAGTCTAATGGGGCAGCAAAGACTCTAACGGGGCAGTAATGAGTCTGACAGGGCAGTAGTGAGTCTGATGTGGCAGTAGTGAGTCTGATGGGGCAGTAGTGAGTCTGATGGGGCAGTAGTGAGTCTGATGGGGCAGTAGTGAGTCTGATGGGGCAGTAATGAGTCTGATGTGGCAGTAGTGAGTCTGACAGGGCAGTAATGAGTCTGATGGGGCAGTAGTGAGTCTGATGTGGCAGTAGTGAGTTTGATGTGGCAGTAGTGAGACTGACGGGTCAGTAATGCATCTGATGTGGCAGTAGTTAGTCTGATGCGGCAGTAATGCATCTGACAGGGCAGTAATGAGTCTGATGCGGCAGTAATGAGTCTGATGCGGCAGTAGTGAGTTTGATGCGGCAGTAGTGAGACTGATGCGGCAGTAATGAGACTGATGGGGCAGTAATGAGACTGATGGGGCAGTAATGAGTCTGATGCGGCATTAATGAGTCTGATGGGGCAGTAGTGAGTTTGATGGGGCAGTAATGAGACTGATGGGGCAGTAATGAGACTGATGGGGCAGTAATGAGTCTGATGCGGCAGTAATGAGTCTGATGCGGCAGTAGTGAGTTTGATGGGGCAGTAATGAGACTGATGGGGCAGTAATGAGACTGATGGGGCAGTAATGAGTCTGATGCGGCATTAATGAGTCTGATGGGGCAGTAGTGAGTTTGATGGGGCAGTAATGAGTCTGATGCGGCAGTAATGAGTTTGATGGGGCAGTAGTGAGTCTGATGCGGCAGTAATGAGTCTGATGGGGCAGTAGTGAGTCTGATGTGGCAGTAGTGAGACTGATGGGGCAGTAATGAGTCTGATGCGGCAGTAATGAGTTTGATGGGGCAGTAGTGAGTCTGATGCGGCAGTAATGAGTCTGATGGGGCAGTAGTGAGACTGATGGGGCAGTAGTGAGACTGATGGGGCAGTAATGAGTCTGATGCGGCAGTAATGAGTTTGATGGGGCAGTAGTGAGTCTGATGCGGCAGTAATGAGTCTGATGGGGCAGTAGTGAGACTGATGGGGCAGTAGTGAGACTGATGGGGCAGTAGTGAGACTGATGGGGCAGTAGTGAGACTGATGCGGCAGTAATAAGTCTGATGGGGCAGTAGTGAGACTGATGGGGCAGTAGTGAGACTGATGGGGCAGTAATGAGTCTGATGGGGCAGTAATGAGTCTGATGGGGTAGTAGTGAGTCTGATGTGGCAGTAGTGAGACTGATGGGGCAGTAATGAGTCTGATGGGGTAGTAGTGAGTCTGATGCGGCAGTAGTGAGACTGATGGGGCAGTAATGAGATTGATGGGGCAGTAGTGAGACTGATGGGGCAGTAATGAGTCTGATGCGGCAGTAGTGAGACTGATGGGGCAGTAGTGAGACTGATGGGGCAGTAATGAGATTGATGGGGCAGTAGTGAGACTGATGCGGCAGTAATGAGTCTGATGCGGCAGTAATGAGTCTGATGGGGCAGTAGTGAGAGTGATGGAGCAGTAGTGAGACTGATGCAGCAGTAGTGAGTCTGATGGGGCAGTAGTGAGTCTGATGCGGCAGTAATGAGACTGATGGGGCAGTAGTGAGTCTGATGGGGCAGTAGTGAGTCTGACGCAGCAGTAGTGAGTCTGATGGGGCAGTAATGAGTCTGACGGGGTAACAATGAGTCTGATGGGGCACTAGTGAGTCTGACAGGGCAGTAATGAGTCTGACGGGGCAGCAATGACTCTGACGGGACACTAGTGAGTCTGACGGGGCAGTAATGAGTCTGACGGGGTAGCAATGAGTCTGACGGGGCACTAGTGAGTCTGACAGGGCAGTAATGAGTCTGACGGGGCACTAGTGAGTCTGACGGGGTAGCAATGAGTCTGATGGGGCACTAGTGAGTCTGACAGGGCAGTAATGAGTCTGACGGGGCAGCAATGACTCTGACGGGACACTAGTGAGTCTGACGGGGCAGTAATGAGTCTGACGGGGTAGCAATGAGTCTGATGGGGCACTAGTGAGTCTGACAGGGCAGTAATGAGTCTGACGGGGCACTAGTGAGTCTGACGGGGTAGCAATGAGTCTGATGGGGCACTAGTGAGTCTGACAGGGCAGTAGTGAGTCTGACGGGGTAGCAATGAGTCTGACGGGGCAGTAGAATGTCTGAGAGTTTGAACATACACTGTAACACAGTCACATTGGTCTAAAAAATATCTGGCCTGAGCTTTGGGACTTGCCTtcatttcactcacacacacacacacacacacacacacacacacacacacagagagagagagagagagttgctaTGGTAACCACAAGTGGAAGCTCCTAATTATGACATATGGTCAGTGGAGCAGCTGTTACAGTTACAGTCCAATGAGCAGAAGGTTGTGAGGTCACGTGTCAGAGCTGCCAGAGGGCAACTTCTGGGCCTTCAGCAATATCCTTCACCATCTGAGTGCTCCGTGTCCTGAGTCATTTGTACATTAAAAAACAAATCATTGCCAAGAGAGATAAATGATAAACACTCTGCTTCAGAAATGAATTTCTTTCTCAAATCCAAACAATTCAAAGTGCAGTTTGACGTCAGCCATCATGATGTTTGTTTAAAACCCCACGCAGTGCAGGAATCATGGGCCCTTTACAACACGTTCCCACAAGCATTACACTGCACATTCCACAGTGTTCACGTTTACTTTAGCTTTAACGTTCTCGTCTTTTGACTCAGAGCAGTTCTTATCTAGTTCGTCAgtttttataaaataaaatagacagagTTAAGCATTAAGGTCTGTGTTATTTCCTAAATTGACATCAGTATTTTTGTGAGGAAGGTTCCATATTCAGATTCAGGTTACGCGGGTTCAGGTTGTGTGATTTTTCTTCAATTGAAGTGTCGGAGAAAGAACGGACTTTTCAACAACGGCCTCTGAACACAAACACTCGCCGCTAAACCTGGaaaaaaatcagggatagaaaatgcaAACTGTGCCTTAAGTTACATCAAACTGCCAGACGGTGGCGCTGGACTTCACCCTGCTGCTCACGCAACAGCCACGTGCTCATGTTCAAGGTTCGAATCACGTGTAACTGTGACAAGCGTCTGTTTTCAACACACTGATCCAACTGAGTGAGAAATCAAAAGCAGTAATCAGTGTATTAATGAACTAATCAAGCGGAGTTGATGCTGCTCAGCGCTGTATCGATGTGAGGCTTCACGCTGTGCATCCAGAGCAAACTGATGAAGAGAAACTCGGCTACAGATTACTCTGATATCACTCCAGAACAAAGGAAAGAAGAAAAATAGCTGTTTTTTTTCTGCTGATAAAAATGTCAGAAAAGCGAATGACTCCATCAGAAAGTTTTATCACTTTCCCTGCGAGGGCTGTGTGGAGTTTTAAAGTCCGTGTTGGAGGAAACGTGAATAAAATAAACACATAAACATGGAGACTCATTAACTGTAATATGCATCTTATAAAATCTCTTCGAACACAAACACAAATAAAAACTGCAGCCAGTGAATTACAAAGCTCTATCCAAACTGTTCAAATGAATagtgggatgatgatgatgataataataataataataataatgtatatagtgcctttcagagCACCAATTTTAAGGGTAATGTACGTCTATATAGAAATAAATGTACAAAATTATCTACTAATAAAATGAGGTGTAATTTTAAAAAGTTCTCAgcttcaaataaataaaatgtccaGAAAGAAtcctaatgattttttttttaataatagccCAAGAGGAACATCTGCCTGAAAAACAGTCTGAAATTACACAATGCTCAAGTAGACATCATATGAATAAACGGTGATCACAAGAGAAAATAAATGATAAATAACGTTAAAAAGCAATGAAAATAAACAAATCCTGtgtagaaatcacatgtgaacatAAAACATACGCACTACCTGCAATAAAGTGTGAAACAATGTTGTTCGTGTTTTATTTATAATGAAAAAATGAGATCAATGAGCTTTTattaaagatttatttatttgacaGTTTTACGCTCTAATTACGTGCAGTGAAAAAAAAGAAGttggatttattttgtttttcctccATGAAAGTTAAAAGTTGCGAAAGTGTGAAGGCTGTAAATATCAATGTGATGAGGAGGTGAGCGAGGATTCAACTTATAGACGAGCACAAAGCTGTTGTGAttgttgttggtgtgtgtgtgtgtgtgtgtgtgtgtgtgtgtgatgatactGAGGACAAATCAAGATGGAGATTcaggatgatggtgatggtgatattGGGATGAAGGGAAAGTAATTTAATGAGAAAGAGCAGCTCATTAAGAACTGACTCAGCGCTAATCCTTGTGAACTGTCACAACACTGAAAGTAAATGTGTGTAAATTTCCCTCAGATCCAGTGTCAGACTTTAACAAACTTAACAGAATTGACCTGCAGGATAAAGACCAACAAACAAGATGGATGAAAAAATAAACAGGCaacaaaaaaagataaaacaGTGATTAAAAATACACTAACGATCTATAACCATGAAACACAAGCACAGGGACATCTACAGGGGTTAAACAGAGCAGTAATACAGGTGACTATAATTAACCACCATAGCAACAGGAAGTGAGAACAGGAAACAATGCCCAAATAAGGAAAATGCAGACCAAAATAGACACAATAGTCAAAATAGGCTGTGACTTTCACTAAACTGAAAATGAGTTCTTTATCATTGCTGTGAAATCTGTTTAATCCTTTAGACAAAACTCTAATGGTTTCCATCAGATTTCTATAGGTTTCCATTAGATTTCTTGGTTACAAATACATTACCAGAACTCAACAGCAAGTTTCTTTcacagttagaataaaatgagataaaccaAAAGGAACCACACATTCCATTAAACTACCAATACAGGCCATCAGAAACACATTACAACCTTTAGGAGCCATTAGGAAGCATTCATTCCATTACACTATGAGTATAGACCGATGAAACACGAATCACCAGTAACATATTAAACCAATTAGAAACCATCATAAACACAATAAACCCCAATAGAAACCACTAAAAACACTTTAAATCCATTAGGGAACATTAGAAACACATGTAAACGTTTTAGGAACTAATAGGAACCATACGTGCCATTAAAGTACCATTACAGACCATCAGAAATATATTACAACCCATTAGGAACCACCAGAAACACATGAAACCCATTAGGAACCATCAGAAATATATTACAACACACAATGAATGATCAGAAATATACTAAAATCTATTAGGAGTCATGTCAATGTTGAAATGAGCAGCCAACTACATCTCCCAGAGTTAAAcacagcctacaaacatggccactgagGACTACAAGCCCCAGCCATCGTGAACTCTATCATGTTCATCATTCTCACTGCACACACCtggacacaattacacacacacacacactcagtataGGAGGACTCTCATTTCACTGGTTCTTTTCAGTGTATACATTCAGCTCCTGTGTTAACAATAACTTTTATATCTTGCTGTCATGTGTATCTTTGGTTTGctggttatttttattatttttttagtttttgaCCTCATAACCCCTTTCTGCGAACATGAACTAGGTGCTAGTTCTGGGTTGGTGCCAGTGCTGGTTCAGACTTACAAACCTTCTAAGAACCGGTTTGCTTTTCCACAGGCTAGAGATCCACCGTAGAGCCGcatcattacatcactgtgtACGTCTCTGCTTTCCCAGCAACGCTAACCaccaacacaacaacaacaataataataataataataataatggacacATCTGTTTTGATTTCACATCCACactgaagctctgttttttttttcttctttagatTAGCCAGACTAGATCCTACACTagctcagttttttt
This Neoarius graeffei isolate fNeoGra1 chromosome 3, fNeoGra1.pri, whole genome shotgun sequence DNA region includes the following protein-coding sequences:
- the LOC132882670 gene encoding uncharacterized protein C14orf132-like produces the protein MDLSFMAAQIPVMTGAFMDSSPNDDYSTDHSLFNSSASVALHQQETPQRVSRDAIWLWIAISATIANIVVVGVVYACTF